GTCCCATCCCGAACCCGGTCGTGACCCACCGCAGCGCCGGAGAGTACTGTGGGGTCGCCCCACGGGAGGCGAGGCCGCTGCGAGCCCCCCAGATCGGCTCCCATTCGGGAATTGCAGGTACAATTGAATAGCGTGACGCGGGGTGGAGCAGCGGTAGCTCGTTGGGCTCATAACCCAAAGGTCGGGGGTTCGAATCCCCCCCCCGCCACCAAGTGATTCGGCCGGCGCACATGCGTCGGCCGTTTGCGTTGTCTGGCGCCTCAGACCTGGAGCCCCGTAGATGGATATGCCATCGATAACGTACTGCGTCGGCATCACCGAGCAAGACCGAAAAAAGGCCGTCGAGCTCATCGACGAGGCCTTCGCACGCAAGCTTGGCTTCGCGATTCCTGGCGGAGAGCGACGGCGACGCGTGTTGGAATCGGGATTGCGGCTGGACTCGGTCGTTGGCGCGTTTGCGGACGGCTGTTTGGTTGGTGTCGTAGGACTCAGGTCCCGCGGTGGCGCGGCATTCGATGGTATCACCGGTGGTCTTCTTTGGAAGGAATTGGGTTTCGGTGCGGTTCGTGCCGCAGTTCTCTTGCAACTGCTCGACAGCCACGTCGAGGATGGAACCATTCGTATCGATCTGATCGCCGTCGATGACCACATGCGTGGGCGCGGAGTCGGTTCCGGGCTCATCGATGCGGTGTTCCAGCTCGGATGCTCGATTGGGGCATCGGGTGTCGAGCTCGATGTGGTGGACACCAATCCGGATGCTCGTCGCCTCTACTTGCGACATGGATTTGTGGATCGTGAGACCAGGACGCTCCCGTTTCCAGCCCGTTGGATGGGATTTCGGTCGAGCACCGCCATGTATCGTGAGCTCGGTTGCCCGGAGCCCGACCAGACCACAGAACAGGCAGAATAGTCATCGACGAAGCGAGTGCGGAAGCGAAGGAGTTCCAGTGTACGACGTGCTGATCCGTGGGGGGCACCTGTTCACCATGACTGGTGAGGGCGTGGGGTTCGTCCCGCATGGCGCTGTGGCCATCAAGGGACGTGAGATTGTGGCGGTTGGGCCGGAAGAAGATGTTGCCAAGGTCGACCGCCCTGCCCAGATCATCGACGCCACCGGTTGCCTGGTCATGCCTGGCCTGATCGATGTGCATATGCACTCATCAGCCACGGTGGCGCGAGGACTGGCGCAGGAAGTCGAAGCCTGGATGGGGAGCGCCTATGGCCCCATGGTGCGTCACATCGCGGACGAAGACGCGGCGCTCTTCTCCGCACTGGCATTGATGGAAGGCGTGAGCAACGGTACGACCACGTTCGGCGACTATGAAGCGCCAATGATGGAAATTGCCGCGATGCACGAAGCAATGGGCAATCGGGCGGTCTTGTGCCAGGGGATCACTGAAATCGACTGGTCGCAACGGGAGCGCTGGATGGAGCAGGGATGGAAGCCCGGTGACCCTGCGTTTCTCGATCCTGCCGTCGGCGAGGCTGAGTTCGAGAACGAACTGGCGGTCTACGACCGCTGGAATGGAACCGACGAAGGCCGTATCACGAACGTGCTGGGTCCAATTGCGGCCGATATGGTGTCCAGGGAGTTGCTGTTGCGGGCGAAGGAGGAAGCCCGCAAGCGGGGCACGAAGATTCACTTGCATGTCTCGCAGGACCCTCGGGAGAACAACTCCACCATGCAACGCTACGGGATGCGGGCCATTCCATTTCTCGATTCCATTGGGGTGCTGGACGAAGGAACGATTTCGACGCATCTCTGTTTTGCGGAACCAGAAGAGATCGAGTTGGTGGCGCGACGTGGAGCGCCCATGGCGTGCTGCACGAATTCGATTGGCACGATCGATGGCATCGTCCCGCCGGCTGCGCACTTCGCCTCGCTGGGCGGTGTCGTGGGTCTTGGGTCGGATCAGGCAGCTGGCAACAACTCCCACAACATCTTTGCTGAGATGCGCTCGACCGCGATGTTTGCCAAGATAGCGGCTGGCAGCCCGTTACCGCTGCCGGCGTGGCAGGTGTTGCGAATGGCCACTATCGGTGGCGCGCAGGTGCTTGGCGTCGATCAGAAGGTTGGAACACTGGAAGTCGGCAAGGAGGCCGATCTCATCATGATCGACCTCACGAAGCCGCCCATGGCGCCGGTGGTGCTTCATCCCGCCCGAAACATTGCCGCCAACCTCGTCTATGCCGAAACCGGCAAGAACGTTCGCATGACGATGGTGGCCGGACGCGTCATCTATCGGGATGGCGTCTTTACCCGTATCGACGAGCACGCGATCTTGCGGGATGCCCAGGCCGCGGCCAATCGCTTCGAGGAGCGGCTTTCGGCCGATCCGGTTGTTGCCTGTTTGCCGATTGCTCAGTTGACGCAGCGTGGCTTCATTTAGCGGAGCGCGACTGCGTGACGTCTTGACGAACATCGTGGAGGTTGCCTATCCGCCGCGATGCTCCGGCTGCGGATTGCGTGGGCGATGGGTGTGCAGCGAGTGCCTGCTCGCAACGCCACTGTTCAGCGAGCCACGGTGCCCCATCTGCAGCATGCCGCAGCATGGGACCGCGTGCGACTGCCGCGATCTTCCTGCCGATGTCGACCGGCTCTGGGTGGCAGGTCCGTACGATGGTTGGCTGCGTCATGCAGTCCACAGTTTCAAATTCGGTGGCGAGACCGCCCGCGCTCCATCGCTTGCCGCATTGCTCGCCTCGGAATGCGCTTCGATTGGACCTGATGTGGTGCTCGTACCGGTCCCGATGCACGTCAAGCGCAAGCGCCAGCGCGGCTACGACCAGGTGGCCATTTTGGCGCACGCACTCGGCAAACAGACCCGGCAGCCGGTGGTCGCTGCGCTCGCCAAGGACCGGGAAACTCGTACGCAGGTCGGTCTGAGCGCCGCTGAACGCTCGATGAACTTGATCGATGCGTTCGTTGTTCGTCCGGGGATCGTGCTGCCCGACGCCGTCGTGTTGATCGACGATGTGGCGACGACTGGATCGACCCTCTCCGAGTGTGCCCGGACGTTGCGGCGAAGCGGGGTTCGCTCGATCAGCGCGCTGGCGATTGCCCACGGCCTGTAGCAAGCGATCGCAGCGTCTCGGTTGCGCGAATGTGCTCCTGGTCGACCGCCTGCAGGACGTTGTCGAGCGACGAAACATCCACCGAATCGTGTCGTTCCAAAGTGATAGCGAGTGCTCGCGCGATATCGGTGAACCGGATTTCGCCGCGGAGGAACGCCGCCACGGCCAGTTCGTCGGCGATGCTGTAGGCGGTGGGATACGACCCACCGGCCATGATGGCCTCTCGCGCCAACCGAAATGCAGGGAAGCGCGCATCGTCCAGCGGACCAAACTCCAATGATCCAACCGACGCCAGATTCAGGGTGCGGTGCACACTCGGCAATCGGTCAGGGTAGGTGAGCGCGAGCTGAATCGGCAATCGCATGTTCGGCCAGCTCATTTGCGCTATCTGGCTCCCATCGACGAATTCCACCAGCGAATGAATGATGCTTTGCGGGTGGATCATTGCTTCGATGCGATCTGGTTCGACATCGAACAACCAGCGCGCTTCGATCAGCTCCAGTCCCTTGTTCGCCATCGTGGCAGAGTCGATGGTGATCTTGTCTCCCATTGCCCATGTGGGATGGTTGAGCGCATCGGCCACCGTCATCGAGTCGAGCTGGTCGAGCGGGGTAGCACGGAACGGGCCACCCGAGGCCGTCAACACCAGTCGGCTGATTTCGTGCGTTCGCGCCTGGCCCAGAGATTGCCAGATGGCGCTGTGCTCGCTATCGATCGGACGTAGCGATACTCCACGCTCGCGCACAAGTGGCATGATGATCTGCCCTGCGCAAACGATAAGTTCTTTGTTCGCCAGGGCGATCGCTTTCCCTGCAAGGATTGCCTCGTACGCTGGCCGGAGTGCCGCGTGTCCCGCACTCGCGATGATGACGATATCGACATCAGGATGCGTCACGGCCTCGATCAGTGCTGGTTCACCGCGATCGTACCGCGTGCCGGGCCGTTGCCGCGGTAACGCGGTGTGCGGGGCGTTATGGACCGCCAGAACCGGCGCGAATCGATCGACCTGATCGGCCAACAGCTCGAGATTGCTCCCGGCGGCAATGGTGACGAGATCGAACCGATTCGGAAATTGGCTCAGGACATCGAGTGTTTGGGTGCCGATCGAACCGGTCGACCCGATCAGCGCAACTCCGGTGCGCGCCCGGCCAGCGGCTCGATCGGCTTCACTCATAGGAGCCAGCAGTCGAACGCGAGCGCGAGGAACCAACCCGCAACAAACGTGAAGATGAGCGCATCGATCCGATCGAGGAAGCCGCCATGACCGGGAATCAGATCGCTGCTGTCCTTCACGCCGGCGTCACGTTTGAGGACCGATTCGGCCAGATCACCGTACAACCCGATCCAGGCGATGATGGCGCCGAAAAGCAGTCCCCACAGCCAGTGAGGTGTCAGGCCGAAACCCCAGAAGCAGACGACCCCAGTGATAGCGGCCGCCACCATACCGGCGCCGAACCCTTCTTTGGTCTTGTTCGGAGAAACGACAGGGGAGAGCTTGCGCCGGCCGATCTTGCTTCCAGCCATGTAGGCAAGCGTATCGGCCAGCCAGGTGCAGAGGATGACCGTGATGACCCAGGCGAGTCCGCGGGGATGGTTCGCCCAGGCAAGCGAGAGACTGGAATCGAGATTCGTCAGCCACTCTCGGGAAACGGCGCCATCGATCTGCCGCAACGCCACGGCGCCGAACGCGGCCGCGCCCAGGTAGAGGGTCCCGGCGGCGGAAAGCGACCAGTCGGTCGTAGCCCCAGCCAGATTCTTTCGCCGAGTGGCGCTCATGAGCGGCAAGAAGACGGCAAGCGCGACCAACCCCATCGCCAACCGCTCTTCGTTGTTGGTGAACGGAATAGCCGCGAAACACGGAATGAGAATCAGCCCAACTTTGGGAATGCGGCCCGAGATGTTGCTCGCCAGACCATGAAACTCGATGAAGGCAATCATGCAGATGGCCGCAAATGTGAGCGCCCAGACAGGTCCGCCAAAGAGCGCCGGAATGATGCCAACCAACACCACTCCAATGGCCGAGATCGATCGTGTCTTCATGCCCTCTCCCGTGTCACACGCGCCGCCTCAGCGGAGATGTTGCCAAACCTTCGCTCCCGTCGGCTGAAATCCCGAACCGCGTCTTCCAGGTCCTCCGGCCCAAACTCGGGCCAAAGCACCGGGCTGAAATAGAGCTCAGAATACGCAGATTGCCAGACCAGGAAGTTGCTCAAGCGATACTCGCCGGAGGTGCGGATGATCAGATCGGGATCCGGCAGATCGCTGGTGAAAAGGTATCGCCCGATGGTCTCGTCGTCGATCAGCTCGGGGGACACGCCGTCGGCCATCATGCGGCGAATGGCGTCGATCAGTTCCTGACGTCCCCCGTAGTCGAATGCGAGCGTAAGCACCAGCCGGTCGTTGTTGCGCGTGAGCTCGATTGCGTCCAGCACTGCCTGCCTCAATGGCGCAGGGAGACCGTCCAGACTGCCGATGTGCCGGAGCTGGGCGCCCTGGCGGTGCAGCTCATCCAGTTCTCGGTCGAGGGTTTCGCCCAGGATACGAACGATCCCACTGACTTCCTCGGCCGGACGGCTCCAGTTCTCGGTCGAAAATGCCCAGAGTGTCAGATAGCGGATGCCAAGTTGACCGGCGGCTTCGGTGATGCGCCGAATATTGGATGTCCCCTGCTCATGACCTGCCAGGCGAGGCAACCCGCGACTCGCCGCCCAGCGACCGTTGCCATCCATGATGATGGCAACGTGTTGCGGCACGTTGAGCGTTGGCTCTGGAGCAACGAGTTCCGAGAGTTCTCCCGGACGCTCGCGGATCGATGCCACAGACCCTAGACCTCCAGGACTTCGTGTTCCTTGACCTTGCCGATCTTGTCCGCTTCCTCGACGAATTTCTTGGTCAGTTCGTCGAGTTTCTGCTCGGCGCGGCGCTCGTCGTCTTCCGAGACCAGCTTGCTGGACATCAGTTCGCGCACGTCAGACATCGAATCGCGCCGCACATTGCGAATCGCAACCTTGCACTCTTCGACTTGCGTGTGCACCTGCTTGACGAGCTGTTTGCGCCGGTCTTCGGTGAGTTGCGGGATCGCCAACCGGATGACAACGCCGTCATTCGACGGGGTGATGCCGATATCCGATTTCTGGAGCGCGCGCTCGATGTCAGGAATCACGCCTTTGTCCCACGGTTGGATGACGAGCAGGCGCGCTTCTGGCGCGGAAATGTTCGCCATCTGGTTGAGTGGTGTTGGGGTGCCGTAGTAGTCGACCGAAATGCGGTCGAGCAACGCGGGGGATGCGCGGCCGGTGCGGATCGTATTCAGATCGCGGTGCAGCGCTTCGAGCGACTTGGCCATCCGACTCTCGGCATCGGCGAGCGTGTCATTGATCATCTTGAAGCCCCTTCTGTTGGGTCGATTCTACCCGCAACCGGGCTCGACGATGAATCAGTCCGTGGCGAAACGTGATTCACCGGCGGTCACGAGGGTGCCTACGTGGTCTCCGGAGACCGCCCGCTCGATGGCGTTGTCATCGCGGATATCGAAAACCAGGATCGGCACATTGTTTTCCCGGCAGAGCGACAGCGCAGCGGCATCCATCACGCGCAGGTTCTTCTCGATCGCTTCCTGGTGGGAGACTCGCTCATAGCGCCGCGCATTCGGATTGACGCGGGGATCGGAATCGTACACCCCATCGATCCCGTTTTTGGCCATGAGCAGGATGTCGCAGTTCAGTTCGAGCGCGCGCAAGGCCGCGGCAGTGTCCGTGGTGAAATAGGGGTTGCCGGTACCGGCTGCCAGAATGACGACGCGCCCTTTTTCCATGTGTCGAATGGCGCGCCGCCGGATGTAGGGTTCGGCCACCTCGTGCATTTCGATGGCGGTCATAACCCGGGTTGGCACCCCAGCGCGCTCAGATGCTTCCTGGAGCGCTAGACCGTTCAACACCGTGGCGACCATCCCCATATAGTCAGCCGTGGAACGATCCATGCCTGTGGTGCTGGCGGAGATTCCCCGCCAAATGTTGCCGCCGCCGATGACGACGGCCACCTGCACCTGCTTGTCGGCAACTTTCTTGATTTGCTGCGCCAGCGACCGCACGACCGCTGGATCGATGCCGGAGTGTCCGTCGCCCATCAGCGCTTCGCCGCTGAGCTTCAGCAACACTCGCGCATGTTGTTCACTCATGTGCGTTGCTCCTTTGCGGCGATGCGCTGTTGGCCCAACCCCTTCCCGGGTGGTTGGCGTGGGTTACTCGGTTTCGCTCGCGGCTGGAAGATCGGCGCCGACCTCGAAGCGGGCGAAGCGGCGAATGACAATGTTCTCGCCCAGTTTGCCGATCTGCGCGCGGACAAGATCACCGATCTTGACCTTGGCATCCTTGATGAATGGCTGCTCGACGAGCACGACCGCGGCAACCGCGTTCTTCCGGCTGCCGAATTCTTCCTCCAGCTGTGCCCATTCCGCGTCGCTGATCTCGTCTTCAGTAACGAAGCGCGGGTTCATCGCGGCGACCTGCATCGCAATGTCGTGCGCAAGCGTCTTGAAATCATCGGTGCGAGCGACGAAGTCGGTCTCGCAGTTGATCTCGACCAGCGAGCCAATGCGGCCACCGTGGATATATGGCTCGATTACGCCTTCGCTGGCATTGCGGCCGGACTTCTTGTCTGCCTTGGCCAGCCCCTGCTGGACGATGATGGCTTCGGCCTTCTTGATGTCGCCACCGGTCTCGGTGAGGGCGCGCTTGCATTCCATGATGCCCGCGCCGGTCAAATCGCGCAGCTCCTTTACCTGGGCCGCACTAATCGTTGTTGCGCTCATTCCTCTCTCATTCTTTTCGTGGTCCAGTGATCAGGGTCCAGTGTCCAGCAGCATCCGGGAGCCAGCACTGGACACTGGCTCCCGGACCCTGGACAGCAGAATCGCTAGGAAGTGAAGTCTTCGACCGCGTCGTCGACCGCGTCTTCGACGTCACCTGCGACGAAGAGATCCGCATCGAGCACGCCCGGCTCATCGGCCAGCTCGGCTTCGGCGGCGTACGCTTCGTCGGCACGATAGGCCTGATTCATCATCGAGCCTTGAATCGCCGCGTCGGCGATCATTCCGGTCAGCAGGCGAACGGCGCGAATGGCGTCGTCGTTGCCGGGGATGATGTAGTCGACCTGATCCGGGTTCGCGTTCGTGTCGGTAATCGCGATGACGGGAATCTTGAGCTTCTGGGCTTCCGCCATGGCGAGGTGTTCACGCTTGGGGTCGATCACGAAGAGCGCCGCCGGCAGCTGGGTCATGTCGCGCATGCCGCCAAGGGTCCGCTGCAATCGCTCGAGCTCACCGCGCAGATTGGCGGCTTCCTGCTTGGGCAGAAGCTCCAGATCGCCGCGCTCTTCCTGGCGCTCGATGTCCTTCATCAGCTTCAGTCGGCCGCGGATGGTGGTGAAGTTGGTCAGTGTGCCGCCCAGCCAGCGCCGATTGATGTAGTACTGGTTCGAGCGGGCCGCTTCGAGCGCAATGACCTCTTGCGCCTGCTTCTTGGTGCCGACAAAGAGAATCTTGCCGCCATTTGCGGTGGTCTCTTTGACAAACTCGAGCGCAGTGCCGAGGAACCCGAGGGTTTGATCCAGGTCGATGACATGGATGCCGTTGCGCTGCGAGTGAATGTACGGCTTCATCTTCGGGTTCCAGCGCTTGGCCTGGTGTCCGAAGTGAACGCCCGCCTGCAGCATCTGCTGCATCACCTTATCGGGCGTATCTGGGAGAGAAGCTACCACGGGGTCCTCCTTTGAAATCGTTGGGTCACCGACGCCACTCATCTCCAACCCGGACCGGCACCCCCGTTCGATGCCGGCACGCCGGACTGAATCCTGACGCCTGCCAGATAAAGACCCGGCAACTGCCGGGCCGCCTGAAAGTATAACGCGTGTCGCGCATGCCGACCGAAGCAGCGAAGCATGCGGGAATAGGGAAGAAACGAAAGCGGCCCGCGTTCGGCGGGCCGTTGAATATGCGCTCTGGGCTGATTCGAATCAGCTACTTCTCGAGGAAGTCCCCTGCAACCCAACCGGTGACGCCCAGCGCATCATCGCTGACGTTCCACCAGGTATATCCCTCGGCTTCTGTTGGGGTTCCGCTGAGAACACGGAGCTCCGCGCCCTGAGATAGGGTGTCGACGATGTCGGCGGAGGTCGATGCATCGGCCCGCATATTGACGTCGTTGTCATTGACGACCACAAGATCGCCTTCGTTGAACGCGCCGGTCGTTGTTGCGGTCGTCGGCTCGGCCTGGGCCTGGGTGGGCTCAGCCGGGGCCTGCGTGGGCTGCGCCGGTGGCTGGGTCGGCTCGGCAGGCACCGCCGAGGTGGCGGTTGGGTTCACTGGCGTCAGTTGGATCGCATCGGCCAGGGTTGGAGTGAAGGTCGGCTGATCTTGCGGTGTGACATTGACTGCCACCACCGGTGTCTGTGTGCCGCTGTCGTCATCACCGATGAACGAGCTCGCCCAGTACCAGAAAACGCTGAGCAATAGCAGCAGGCCTGCAATCGGCAACGCGATTCGCAAGTAATCGGTCCAATAGCGCTCTTCGGTTTGATAACTGCTCGGGCGATCGCCGCCGCCGGACGATCCAGCGCTGCGACTGCTGCGGGGTGGGGGAGCGTCGGACGATTGCGGGTACATTGGGTCGTCGGACGGACGTGGCTGATCCGCGCTGGAGCCTCTCATCTGACTACCTCCCGACAGAACCTCATGCTGATCGTACTCCAATGAACGGTCGACCGTTGACTCCGGTTCCGCCGCGTCCATTGGACGGGCGGCAAAATCATCGTCACTGGCTTCCCAGAAGTCGCCTTGCCGTGAAGCGCAAGAGAGCTCGAACTCGGAGACAGGCTGGCTCTGACCGGCAGTGTAGAGGCGTGGGTTGCGGCACCAGCCGCACCCCGTTTGTGTCGCCCACTCGAAATGCCGGCAAGTTCCACAGATTCGGTCATCCATTGCGAGCCAATGCGGGACGCTCGGCTGCGGTCGAATTCTCCAACGTCGTGGCAAGCATGAAACTGCGAATCAATCGAGGCGCCTGATCCGTGCGTGCGAAACCGCGCACTGAGCAAGCGTTCCCGACGCCGCGAGTATAGCACGGCATTCTGACGAGTTGATCGGTTGGAACGTCAGGATTGTACGGTGGGAACCTACAATCCTGTGCTCGGCCGAATTCTGCCGGACCCTTGATGGGTGGCGCTATGAATCGCTCGAATCTGTGTCCTGATCGGGGTCCCATGGAGTCTCGGGGCCACCCAGCCGGCGAATGAAGGTGCTGGGCGCGACAGCTGGTTCGTCTGGAGTCGTCTCCGGTTGCGGCGTGCTGGTTTGCGCCGGCACCACCGTCGGTCGTTGGGGCGCCGCAATGGCTTGAGCGTCGTCCGCCATTGCAAGTTCGCCCTCGTAGATTGCCCCCTCGGTGATGACCAGTCCCGCGGTGCTGACTCGGCCGCGTACACGCCCGGTGGGGAGCAGGTGCAACTTGCCGCGGCAACGCGTCTCGCCGGAAAGATCGCCAGCGACGGTGATGTTCTCCGCAGTCACCTTGGCCGCGACGATGGCTCCTTCGGCCACGTAGAGCGTGCCATGGCACTCGATCGAACCCTTCACATTGCCTTCGACCCGCAGATCTCGCTCGGCGACAAAGTCGCCATCGAACCGGGAGAACCGGTCGATGACACTGAACGAGT
The genomic region above belongs to Thermomicrobiales bacterium and contains:
- a CDS encoding GNAT family N-acetyltransferase, whose translation is MDMPSITYCVGITEQDRKKAVELIDEAFARKLGFAIPGGERRRRVLESGLRLDSVVGAFADGCLVGVVGLRSRGGAAFDGITGGLLWKELGFGAVRAAVLLQLLDSHVEDGTIRIDLIAVDDHMRGRGVGSGLIDAVFQLGCSIGASGVELDVVDTNPDARRLYLRHGFVDRETRTLPFPARWMGFRSSTAMYRELGCPEPDQTTEQAE
- a CDS encoding amidohydrolase family protein, whose protein sequence is MYDVLIRGGHLFTMTGEGVGFVPHGAVAIKGREIVAVGPEEDVAKVDRPAQIIDATGCLVMPGLIDVHMHSSATVARGLAQEVEAWMGSAYGPMVRHIADEDAALFSALALMEGVSNGTTTFGDYEAPMMEIAAMHEAMGNRAVLCQGITEIDWSQRERWMEQGWKPGDPAFLDPAVGEAEFENELAVYDRWNGTDEGRITNVLGPIAADMVSRELLLRAKEEARKRGTKIHLHVSQDPRENNSTMQRYGMRAIPFLDSIGVLDEGTISTHLCFAEPEEIELVARRGAPMACCTNSIGTIDGIVPPAAHFASLGGVVGLGSDQAAGNNSHNIFAEMRSTAMFAKIAAGSPLPLPAWQVLRMATIGGAQVLGVDQKVGTLEVGKEADLIMIDLTKPPMAPVVLHPARNIAANLVYAETGKNVRMTMVAGRVIYRDGVFTRIDEHAILRDAQAAANRFEERLSADPVVACLPIAQLTQRGFI
- a CDS encoding ComF family protein, whose product is MPQHGTACDCRDLPADVDRLWVAGPYDGWLRHAVHSFKFGGETARAPSLAALLASECASIGPDVVLVPVPMHVKRKRQRGYDQVAILAHALGKQTRQPVVAALAKDRETRTQVGLSAAERSMNLIDAFVVRPGIVLPDAVVLIDDVATTGSTLSECARTLRRSGVRSISALAIAHGL
- the dxr gene encoding 1-deoxy-D-xylulose-5-phosphate reductoisomerase, whose product is MSEADRAAGRARTGVALIGSTGSIGTQTLDVLSQFPNRFDLVTIAAGSNLELLADQVDRFAPVLAVHNAPHTALPRQRPGTRYDRGEPALIEAVTHPDVDIVIIASAGHAALRPAYEAILAGKAIALANKELIVCAGQIIMPLVRERGVSLRPIDSEHSAIWQSLGQARTHEISRLVLTASGGPFRATPLDQLDSMTVADALNHPTWAMGDKITIDSATMANKGLELIEARWLFDVEPDRIEAMIHPQSIIHSLVEFVDGSQIAQMSWPNMRLPIQLALTYPDRLPSVHRTLNLASVGSLEFGPLDDARFPAFRLAREAIMAGGSYPTAYSIADELAVAAFLRGEIRFTDIARALAITLERHDSVDVSSLDNVLQAVDQEHIRATETLRSLATGRGQSPAR
- a CDS encoding phosphatidate cytidylyltransferase, with the protein product MKTRSISAIGVVLVGIIPALFGGPVWALTFAAICMIAFIEFHGLASNISGRIPKVGLILIPCFAAIPFTNNEERLAMGLVALAVFLPLMSATRRKNLAGATTDWSLSAAGTLYLGAAAFGAVALRQIDGAVSREWLTNLDSSLSLAWANHPRGLAWVITVILCTWLADTLAYMAGSKIGRRKLSPVVSPNKTKEGFGAGMVAAAITGVVCFWGFGLTPHWLWGLLFGAIIAWIGLYGDLAESVLKRDAGVKDSSDLIPGHGGFLDRIDALIFTFVAGWFLALAFDCWLL
- the uppS gene encoding polyprenyl diphosphate synthase, giving the protein MASIRERPGELSELVAPEPTLNVPQHVAIIMDGNGRWAASRGLPRLAGHEQGTSNIRRITEAAGQLGIRYLTLWAFSTENWSRPAEEVSGIVRILGETLDRELDELHRQGAQLRHIGSLDGLPAPLRQAVLDAIELTRNNDRLVLTLAFDYGGRQELIDAIRRMMADGVSPELIDDETIGRYLFTSDLPDPDLIIRTSGEYRLSNFLVWQSAYSELYFSPVLWPEFGPEDLEDAVRDFSRRERRFGNISAEAARVTRERA
- the frr gene encoding ribosome recycling factor → MINDTLADAESRMAKSLEALHRDLNTIRTGRASPALLDRISVDYYGTPTPLNQMANISAPEARLLVIQPWDKGVIPDIERALQKSDIGITPSNDGVVIRLAIPQLTEDRRKQLVKQVHTQVEECKVAIRNVRRDSMSDVRELMSSKLVSEDDERRAEQKLDELTKKFVEEADKIGKVKEHEVLEV
- the pyrH gene encoding UMP kinase — encoded protein: MSEQHARVLLKLSGEALMGDGHSGIDPAVVRSLAQQIKKVADKQVQVAVVIGGGNIWRGISASTTGMDRSTADYMGMVATVLNGLALQEASERAGVPTRVMTAIEMHEVAEPYIRRRAIRHMEKGRVVILAAGTGNPYFTTDTAAALRALELNCDILLMAKNGIDGVYDSDPRVNPNARRYERVSHQEAIEKNLRVMDAAALSLCRENNVPILVFDIRDDNAIERAVSGDHVGTLVTAGESRFATD
- the tsf gene encoding translation elongation factor Ts, whose product is MSATTISAAQVKELRDLTGAGIMECKRALTETGGDIKKAEAIIVQQGLAKADKKSGRNASEGVIEPYIHGGRIGSLVEINCETDFVARTDDFKTLAHDIAMQVAAMNPRFVTEDEISDAEWAQLEEEFGSRKNAVAAVVLVEQPFIKDAKVKIGDLVRAQIGKLGENIVIRRFARFEVGADLPAASETE
- the rpsB gene encoding 30S ribosomal protein S2, with the protein product MVASLPDTPDKVMQQMLQAGVHFGHQAKRWNPKMKPYIHSQRNGIHVIDLDQTLGFLGTALEFVKETTANGGKILFVGTKKQAQEVIALEAARSNQYYINRRWLGGTLTNFTTIRGRLKLMKDIERQEERGDLELLPKQEAANLRGELERLQRTLGGMRDMTQLPAALFVIDPKREHLAMAEAQKLKIPVIAITDTNANPDQVDYIIPGNDDAIRAVRLLTGMIADAAIQGSMMNQAYRADEAYAAEAELADEPGVLDADLFVAGDVEDAVDDAVEDFTS
- a CDS encoding SH3 domain-containing protein, which gives rise to MRGSSADQPRPSDDPMYPQSSDAPPPRSSRSAGSSGGGDRPSSYQTEERYWTDYLRIALPIAGLLLLLSVFWYWASSFIGDDDSGTQTPVVAVNVTPQDQPTFTPTLADAIQLTPVNPTATSAVPAEPTQPPAQPTQAPAEPTQAQAEPTTATTTGAFNEGDLVVVNDNDVNMRADASTSADIVDTLSQGAELRVLSGTPTEAEGYTWWNVSDDALGVTGWVAGDFLEK
- a CDS encoding polymer-forming cytoskeletal protein, translating into MSFRSSVLDPNQAQSGFGDQDSFSVIDRFSRFDGDFVAERDLRVEGNVKGSIECHGTLYVAEGAIVAAKVTAENITVAGDLSGETRCRGKLHLLPTGRVRGRVSTAGLVITEGAIYEGELAMADDAQAIAAPQRPTVVPAQTSTPQPETTPDEPAVAPSTFIRRLGGPETPWDPDQDTDSSDS